Proteins encoded by one window of Oscillatoria salina IIICB1:
- a CDS encoding VOC family protein — protein sequence MSIAMKKYSHLTQYLWLAVVIVAGIVTIGWLQAPQLESITQESNQKSVEDFQKEEQLEQVRLNLLKKAPTFGFDNLFADWVFLQFLQYFGDVEARRATGYGLSLDYFDIIIDRDPLFRFAYYYASVSGAIYTAQPERSIAIMEKGLKSMTPEVPSGSYFLWRIKGTDELLFLGDSEAARKSYETAAEWADISSEEDSDYVAELSRKTAASLAKNPDSKSAQIFGWMTVFQNAVDDRTRETAIRRIQELGGKIVVTPEGRLQVIPPEED from the coding sequence ATGTCAATAGCCATGAAAAAGTATTCCCACCTCACTCAATACTTATGGTTAGCCGTAGTAATCGTCGCGGGAATCGTGACAATAGGCTGGCTGCAAGCCCCGCAACTAGAAAGTATTACTCAGGAAAGTAACCAAAAATCTGTCGAAGATTTCCAGAAAGAAGAACAATTAGAACAAGTTCGTCTTAACTTACTGAAAAAAGCACCAACTTTCGGCTTTGACAACTTATTTGCTGATTGGGTGTTCCTGCAATTTCTTCAGTATTTTGGCGATGTAGAAGCTCGTAGAGCGACCGGTTATGGACTAAGTTTAGATTACTTTGACATTATTATCGATCGCGATCCTCTGTTCCGATTTGCTTATTACTACGCTTCCGTAAGCGGAGCGATTTATACTGCCCAACCAGAACGTTCTATTGCGATCATGGAAAAAGGATTAAAGTCAATGACTCCAGAAGTTCCCTCTGGATCTTACTTTCTCTGGCGAATCAAAGGAACCGACGAATTACTCTTCTTAGGAGATAGCGAAGCAGCCAGAAAATCTTACGAAACCGCAGCAGAATGGGCGGATATCTCTTCCGAAGAAGATAGCGATTATGTCGCCGAACTTTCCCGTAAAACCGCCGCATCTTTAGCCAAAAATCCTGACAGTAAATCGGCTCAAATTTTTGGTTGGATGACTGTTTTCCAAAATGCAGTAGACGATCGCACTCGCGAAACGGCAATTCGTCGCATTCAAGAACTCGGTGGTAAAATCGTTGTTACCCCGGAAGGAAGATTACAAGTAATCCCACCAGAAGAAGACTAA
- a CDS encoding tetratricopeptide repeat protein, producing the protein MSDKKKFKMIITLLSATAFLGSTIVGIYSMLAGSTRQQVEAASTTQTASIEQQLVEQEKGFERVLEREPENQFALQGLVDTRLKMEDFEGAIAPMEKLVELNPEQPEYNALLAAIEQQAANRNSVKSGSENK; encoded by the coding sequence ATGTCTGACAAAAAAAAGTTTAAGATGATTATCACGCTGCTTTCAGCTACAGCCTTCCTGGGCTCGACAATTGTCGGCATTTACAGTATGTTAGCTGGTAGCACTCGGCAACAAGTAGAAGCCGCCTCAACGACGCAAACAGCCTCGATAGAGCAACAGCTAGTAGAGCAAGAAAAAGGTTTTGAGCGAGTCTTAGAGCGAGAGCCAGAAAATCAGTTTGCGCTTCAAGGATTAGTTGATACTAGATTAAAAATGGAAGACTTTGAAGGCGCGATCGCCCCAATGGAAAAACTGGTAGAGTTGAACCCAGAGCAACCAGAGTATAATGCCTTGTTAGCGGCGATCGAGCAGCAAGCAGCTAATAGAAATTCTGTAAAGTCTGGTAGTGAAAATAAATAA
- a CDS encoding methyltransferase domain-containing protein, translating to MKCNICQSQTYQFSNAKILNKYKIDYFQCSNCGFVQTEEPFWLKEAYSQAIASSDVGLVYRNLNFAKIVSGIIFHKFDHNANFLDYGAGYGLFVRLMRDAGFNFYWEDKFCQNIFAKGFESTKDRKYELVTAFEVFEHFVNPLSEIENILKYSQNILFSTELLPSTNPKPNQWWYYALEEGQHISLYTKKALLIIADRFNFQLYSNDSSLHLLTPKKLSPLLFNYLSTSELIKKESLLHKDYLQLTGKIADSQDKKQKNEDNNAHKMIPVSKLRIIIDGVFFQLYKTGIARVWQSLLETWVENGFSQHILVLDRGGTAPEIPGIQYRLVPPYDYRRTDADREMLQQICEEESSDLFISTYYTTPITTPSVFMGYDMIPEVMKADLNHPMWREKHQAIRHASAYITISENTAKDLVKYFPEISLDSVTVAHCGVSSKFSPARLEEINTFKNKYGIAKPYFLLVGATGGYKNTILFFKSFAKIVSKSGFEVICTGKGGALDEEFRAYSSGSVVHTLRLGDEELRTAYSGAVALVYPSKYEGFGMPIIEAMACGCPVITCPNGSIPEVAEEAVMYVSDEDINGLANALCDLQKPEVRNSLVAAGLKQAKKFSWETMAEKVSAALIKATLLRLNLKEINLIIFPDWSQPEEALGYELQQVLKAIATHSDKNQITLLLHIEDISEEDAQLLLSAVAMNLLMEEDLDVSEGPEISFLGQLSEIQWESLLPQIQARIILENENQAHSTRYLPANFTSHHLDNLQAEIKFSSYRGRGT from the coding sequence ATGAAATGTAATATTTGTCAATCTCAAACCTACCAGTTCTCAAATGCAAAAATATTAAATAAATACAAGATAGATTATTTTCAATGTTCAAACTGTGGCTTTGTTCAAACTGAAGAACCCTTTTGGTTAAAAGAAGCATATTCCCAAGCAATAGCTTCTAGCGATGTAGGTTTAGTATATAGGAATCTAAATTTTGCTAAGATAGTTAGTGGGATAATTTTCCATAAGTTTGACCATAATGCTAATTTTCTTGACTATGGAGCCGGATATGGTTTATTTGTTCGGCTGATGAGAGATGCAGGATTCAATTTTTATTGGGAAGATAAATTTTGTCAAAATATTTTTGCAAAAGGGTTTGAGTCAACAAAAGATAGAAAGTACGAATTAGTTACAGCATTTGAGGTGTTTGAGCATTTTGTAAATCCTCTTAGCGAAATAGAAAATATCTTAAAATATTCACAAAATATTTTATTTAGTACAGAATTACTGCCATCTACGAATCCCAAACCCAATCAATGGTGGTATTACGCTTTAGAAGAAGGACAACACATTTCTCTCTACACCAAGAAAGCTTTATTGATTATTGCCGATCGATTTAATTTTCAATTATATTCTAATGACTCATCATTACATTTACTAACTCCTAAAAAACTTTCACCACTTTTATTTAATTATTTGTCTACTTCGGAATTAATAAAAAAGGAATCACTACTTCATAAAGACTATTTACAACTAACAGGAAAGATTGCCGATAGTCAAGATAAGAAACAAAAGAATGAGGATAACAATGCTCATAAGATGATTCCGGTATCGAAACTAAGAATTATTATTGATGGCGTGTTTTTCCAGTTATATAAAACTGGTATTGCTCGTGTGTGGCAGTCTTTGTTAGAAACATGGGTTGAAAATGGTTTTTCTCAACATATCCTTGTTTTAGATCGAGGGGGAACTGCTCCAGAAATTCCCGGTATTCAGTATCGCTTAGTCCCCCCTTACGACTATAGAAGAACTGATGCAGATCGCGAAATGCTACAGCAGATTTGCGAAGAAGAAAGTTCGGATTTATTTATTTCAACCTATTACACAACTCCGATAACAACACCCTCTGTTTTCATGGGTTATGACATGATTCCAGAGGTAATGAAAGCAGACTTAAACCATCCGATGTGGCGAGAAAAACATCAGGCAATAAGACACGCTTCTGCTTACATTACAATTTCGGAAAATACTGCCAAAGATTTAGTTAAATATTTCCCAGAAATATCTTTAGATTCAGTAACAGTAGCTCATTGTGGAGTTAGCAGTAAATTTTCACCTGCCCGCTTAGAAGAAATTAATACTTTTAAAAACAAATACGGGATTGCTAAACCTTATTTTCTACTCGTTGGTGCTACTGGAGGTTATAAAAATACAATATTGTTCTTTAAATCTTTTGCTAAAATTGTTAGTAAATCAGGATTTGAAGTCATTTGTACGGGCAAAGGTGGTGCGCTAGATGAAGAATTTAGAGCTTACTCTTCTGGTAGTGTAGTGCATACGTTACGACTCGGCGATGAAGAGTTGAGAACTGCATATTCTGGTGCTGTAGCATTAGTTTATCCATCTAAATATGAAGGGTTCGGGATGCCTATTATTGAAGCAATGGCTTGTGGTTGTCCGGTAATTACTTGTCCTAATGGCTCAATTCCAGAAGTAGCTGAAGAAGCAGTAATGTATGTTAGCGACGAGGATATTAATGGGTTAGCTAATGCTCTTTGCGATCTACAAAAGCCCGAAGTTCGTAATTCGTTAGTTGCCGCAGGATTGAAACAAGCCAAAAAATTCTCTTGGGAAACAATGGCAGAAAAGGTGAGTGCTGCATTAATAAAAGCTACTCTCTTACGGTTGAATCTCAAGGAGATTAATTTAATCATTTTTCCTGATTGGTCACAACCCGAAGAAGCATTAGGTTACGAATTGCAACAAGTGCTAAAGGCGATCGCCACTCACTCAGACAAAAACCAGATTACTCTACTCCTACACATCGAGGATATCTCTGAAGAAGATGCTCAATTATTATTATCTGCTGTCGCCATGAATTTGTTAATGGAAGAAGACTTAGATGTTTCTGAAGGACCGGAAATTTCTTTCCTGGGACAACTGAGTGAAATCCAGTGGGAATCTCTCCTTCCCCAAATTCAAGCCAGAATTATCCTTGAAAACGAAAATCAAGCCCATTCCACTCGTTACTTACCTGCGAATTTTACTTCTCATCACTTAGATAATCTCCAAGCAGAAATAAAATTTAGCTCGTATAGGGGAAGGGGAACCTAG